The proteins below are encoded in one region of Acidimicrobiales bacterium:
- a CDS encoding PhoU domain-containing protein has translation MTEDGREWLGPGRQRFHARIASLQRAVVGIGFEVQRSVAEATDAWLRRDCEAGRGVDARTAGWSARARDAELAAYDLIATQQPMAVDLRRLVALVRLTEAVSRAGDLVAHVARSACFERDASDFGPGLRVLVVEMSTAAAAELGAALTAYQAGDAEAGQGVEASDRDLDVLRTELFAALLAGGTETAPAVDLSLLGRFYERIGDHAVEIARQAEFVSTGGSPYAP, from the coding sequence GTGACCGAGGACGGGCGCGAATGGCTGGGGCCGGGCCGGCAGCGGTTCCACGCCCGGATCGCGTCGCTCCAGCGCGCCGTGGTGGGCATCGGCTTCGAGGTCCAGCGGTCCGTGGCCGAGGCGACCGACGCCTGGTTGCGGCGGGACTGCGAGGCGGGGCGGGGCGTCGACGCCCGCACGGCGGGCTGGTCGGCGCGGGCGCGCGACGCCGAGCTGGCCGCCTACGATCTCATCGCCACCCAGCAGCCCATGGCCGTCGACCTCCGCCGCCTGGTCGCCCTCGTGCGCCTCACCGAGGCGGTCTCCCGGGCGGGCGACCTGGTGGCCCACGTCGCCCGGTCCGCCTGCTTCGAGCGGGACGCCTCGGACTTCGGCCCCGGGTTGCGGGTCCTGGTGGTGGAGATGTCGACGGCGGCGGCGGCCGAGCTGGGTGCCGCGCTCACCGCCTACCAGGCGGGCGACGCCGAGGCCGGCCAGGGCGTCGAGGCGTCCGACCGCGACCTGGACGTGCTGCGGACCGAGCTGTTCGCCGCCCTCCTCGCCGGCGGCACCGAGACGGCGCCCGCCGTCGACCTGTCGCTGCTGGGCCGGTTCTACGAGCGCATCGGCGACCACGCCGTCGAGATCGCCCGGCAGGCCGAGTTCGTGTCCACCGGAGGGTCGCCCTACGCCCCGTAG
- a CDS encoding PhoU domain-containing protein, producing MPEPTRTVFDRELADLDADLACLAARVGQALAAAAEALVTGDHDLAAGVVDGHAAIDAAIRRCEGRAFESLARQQPAAGDLRFLVTVVRLTHELERSSKLVRHVAAFAARPHAPLPPRLGGLLGRMADEAHQLFQGSVEAYVRRDVAAAEALDVWDDRLDELHRRFLAEVFRTPPDLATTLDVVLVGRYLERVADHAVIVGRRVRYLVTGQL from the coding sequence ATGCCCGAGCCGACCAGGACCGTGTTCGATCGTGAGCTGGCCGACCTGGACGCCGACTTGGCGTGCCTCGCCGCCCGGGTCGGCCAGGCCCTGGCCGCCGCCGCCGAGGCCCTCGTGACCGGTGACCACGACCTGGCGGCCGGGGTCGTCGACGGGCATGCCGCCATCGACGCCGCCATCCGCCGCTGCGAGGGCCGGGCCTTCGAGTCGCTGGCCCGCCAGCAGCCCGCCGCCGGCGACCTGCGCTTCCTGGTGACCGTGGTGCGGCTGACCCACGAGCTGGAGCGCTCGAGCAAGCTGGTCCGCCACGTCGCCGCCTTCGCCGCCAGGCCGCACGCCCCCCTCCCTCCCCGCCTGGGCGGCCTGCTGGGCCGCATGGCGGACGAGGCCCACCAGCTGTTCCAGGGCTCGGTGGAGGCGTACGTCCGGCGAGACGTCGCCGCCGCCGAGGCCCTCGACGTCTGGGACGACCGTCTCGACGAGCTGCACCGGCGTTTCCTCGCCGAGGTGTTCCGCACCCCGCCCGACCTGGCCACGACCCTCGACGTGGTCCTGGTCGGTCGCTACCTGGAACGGGTGGCCGACCATGCGGTGATCGTCGGCCGGCGTGTGCGCTACCTCGTGACGGGGCAGCTGTGA
- a CDS encoding ATP-binding protein, whose product MPVLLACVVVAAGAVVSLVMVARARAERRAAARVEAVVARLRPGGATPGGARLEAALSRLDRAADEVADRARDQAALVASLRGALEAVPLGVVVAGPDGGVRFRNAAAEDVLGGGASNALVSRALAELLASAADGEAASRPLELYGPPRRMLSLAAVPLGDRSSAVVVEDVSERRRLDAVRRDFVANVSHELKTPVAAVGLLAETLVGEDDSTTVHRLAGRIQDEAFRVAKIIDDLLDLSRLEAEESALHEPVRVGEVVAAAAAQVEPAASLRSVRLEVVEPPRTWTVEGDRRQLVSALANLLENAVKYSDEGSYVEVRARTDGSVIEVSVRDTGIGIPSRDLGRIFERFYRVDRGRGRDTGGTGLGLSIVRHIASNHGGDVLVESVEGEGSTFTLRLPATPGPVGLMADAG is encoded by the coding sequence GTGCCGGTGCTGTTGGCCTGTGTGGTCGTCGCGGCGGGTGCCGTGGTGTCGCTGGTGATGGTGGCGCGGGCCCGGGCCGAGCGCCGGGCCGCCGCTCGCGTCGAGGCGGTCGTGGCGCGGCTGCGTCCCGGCGGAGCGACGCCGGGCGGCGCCCGTCTCGAGGCGGCGCTGTCCCGGCTGGACCGGGCGGCGGACGAGGTGGCCGACCGGGCGAGGGACCAGGCTGCCCTGGTCGCGTCCCTCCGGGGCGCGCTGGAGGCGGTGCCCCTGGGCGTCGTCGTCGCCGGCCCGGACGGCGGCGTGCGCTTCCGCAACGCCGCCGCCGAGGACGTGCTGGGCGGGGGGGCGTCGAACGCCCTGGTCTCCCGGGCTCTCGCCGAGCTGCTGGCCTCGGCGGCCGACGGCGAGGCCGCGTCCCGCCCCCTGGAGCTGTACGGGCCGCCCCGGCGCATGTTGTCGCTGGCCGCCGTGCCGCTCGGCGACCGGTCGTCGGCCGTGGTGGTGGAGGACGTCTCCGAGCGCCGGCGCCTCGACGCCGTGCGCCGTGACTTCGTGGCCAACGTCAGCCACGAGCTGAAGACGCCGGTGGCGGCCGTGGGTCTGCTGGCCGAGACCCTGGTGGGCGAGGACGACTCGACGACGGTGCACCGGCTGGCCGGCCGCATCCAGGACGAGGCGTTCCGGGTGGCGAAGATCATCGACGACCTGCTCGACCTCAGCCGCCTCGAGGCGGAGGAGTCGGCGCTCCACGAACCCGTCAGGGTGGGCGAGGTGGTGGCCGCGGCGGCGGCGCAGGTCGAGCCGGCGGCGTCGCTGCGCTCGGTCCGCCTCGAGGTGGTCGAGCCGCCCCGGACGTGGACGGTGGAGGGCGACCGTCGCCAGCTGGTGTCGGCGCTGGCCAACCTGCTGGAGAACGCCGTGAAGTACTCCGACGAGGGCTCGTACGTCGAGGTGCGGGCCCGGACCGACGGGTCGGTGATCGAGGTGTCGGTACGCGACACCGGCATCGGCATCCCGTCGAGGGACCTGGGCCGCATCTTCGAGCGCTTCTACCGCGTCGACCGCGGCCGGGGTCGCGACACCGGAGGGACGGGGCTGGGCCTCTCGATCGTCCGCCACATCGCCTCCAACCACGGCGGAGACGTGCTGGTCGAGTCCGTGGAGGGCGAGGGCTCCACGTTCACCCTGCGCCTGCCGGCGACGCCGGGACCGGTCGGCTTGATGGCCGACGCCGGATGA
- a CDS encoding response regulator transcription factor produces MAETLPTVLVVEDEDSFVEALVVGLKREGFLVHVARDGITALALFDAVRPDLVLLDVMLPSLSGVDVCREIRQRSRTPIIMVTAKGSEIDTVVGLEVGADDYVTKPYRLRELVARMRAVLRRAPRDDESAGSSGAVLEVGDVRLDPERHEVTVRGDLVALPLKEFDLLEVLLDNAGRVLTRDTLIDRVWGTDYVGDTKTLDVHIKRLRSKLEVDPSNPERIVTIRGLGYRYEKVAP; encoded by the coding sequence ATGGCCGAGACCCTGCCCACCGTCCTGGTCGTGGAGGACGAGGACTCGTTCGTGGAGGCCCTGGTGGTGGGGCTGAAGAGGGAGGGCTTCCTCGTGCACGTGGCGAGGGACGGCATCACCGCCCTCGCCCTCTTCGACGCGGTGCGGCCCGACCTCGTCCTGCTGGACGTCATGCTGCCCAGCCTGTCCGGGGTGGACGTCTGCCGCGAGATCCGCCAGCGCTCGCGCACGCCGATCATCATGGTGACGGCCAAGGGATCGGAGATCGACACGGTCGTCGGCCTCGAGGTGGGAGCCGACGACTACGTGACCAAGCCGTACCGCCTCCGCGAGCTGGTGGCCAGGATGCGGGCCGTGCTGCGCCGGGCCCCGCGCGACGACGAGTCGGCCGGCTCGAGCGGTGCCGTGCTGGAGGTGGGCGACGTCCGGCTCGACCCCGAGCGCCACGAGGTCACCGTCCGGGGCGACCTGGTGGCCCTGCCCCTCAAGGAGTTCGACCTGCTGGAGGTGCTGCTCGACAACGCCGGGCGGGTCCTCACCCGGGACACGCTCATCGACCGGGTGTGGGGGACGGACTACGTCGGCGACACCAAGACCCTGGACGTCCACATCAAGCGGCTGCGGTCCAAGCTCGAGGTCGACCCGTCGAACCCCGAGCGGATCGTCACCATCCGCGGCCTGGGCTACCGCTACGAGAAGGTGGCTCCCTGA
- the phoU gene encoding phosphate signaling complex protein PhoU, producing MGDTRKRYHEQLQQMVDDTVRLGAMAIEEITAGTQALLDADLAAAERVVASDADMDALTHEIEESAYVVLARQNPMARDLRTVVAILRVIHEVERCGDLMVNVAKTTRRLYPHGLDPKLRGLIERMGAQAADQARLAITAFRDGDPLQAAALVDMDDVMDDLQKSLFRAIFAGGAPDEASLHRAVQVALVGRYYERIADHAVNVSGRVRFMVTGEWSEDDVSADDHEGADVVPGPPGAAPDGSLRPG from the coding sequence ATGGGTGACACCCGCAAGCGCTACCACGAGCAGCTCCAGCAGATGGTGGACGACACCGTGCGGCTGGGCGCCATGGCCATCGAGGAGATCACGGCGGGGACGCAGGCCCTGCTCGACGCCGACCTGGCCGCCGCCGAGCGGGTGGTGGCGTCGGACGCCGACATGGACGCCCTGACCCACGAGATCGAGGAGAGCGCCTACGTCGTCCTGGCCCGCCAGAACCCCATGGCGCGGGACCTGCGCACCGTCGTCGCCATCCTCCGGGTGATCCACGAGGTGGAGCGGTGCGGCGACCTGATGGTCAACGTCGCCAAGACGACGCGTCGCCTCTACCCGCACGGTCTCGACCCCAAGCTCCGCGGGCTCATCGAGCGCATGGGGGCCCAGGCGGCCGACCAGGCGCGGCTGGCCATCACCGCCTTCCGGGACGGGGACCCCCTGCAGGCGGCGGCGCTCGTCGACATGGACGACGTCATGGACGATCTCCAGAAGTCGTTGTTCCGGGCCATCTTCGCCGGCGGTGCCCCCGACGAGGCGTCGCTCCACCGGGCCGTCCAGGTGGCCCTGGTGGGCCGGTACTACGAGCGCATCGCCGACCACGCCGTGAACGTGAGCGGCCGGGTGCGGTTCATGGTCACCGGCGAGTGGTCGGAGGACGACGTCTCCGCCGACGACCACGAGGGTGCCGACGTCGTGCCCGGTCCGCCCGGTGCCGCGCCGGACGGCTCGCTGCGGCCGGGCTGA
- the pstB gene encoding phosphate ABC transporter ATP-binding protein PstB, producing MSQSAGAPGTAGPTRRPEVPAADDPPTVAAGAPVFRIDDLSFFYGAFRAIRGVTMDIAENRITAVIGPSGCGKSTFIRCLNRMNELIPGTRVEGRIAYHDQDLYGDDVDPIEVRRRIGMVFQKPNPFPKSIYDNVAFGPRVNGMKPSSMDDLVEESLRKAALWDEVKDKVKKSAFSLSGGQQQRLCIARCIAVRPDVILMDEPCSALDPLATNRIEELMMELKRDYTIVIVTHNMQQAARVSDRTAFFTAEVSDEGRERTGVLVEFDRTERIFTAPSDRRTEDYITGRFG from the coding sequence TTGAGCCAGTCAGCGGGCGCCCCCGGCACCGCCGGCCCCACCCGGCGACCGGAGGTGCCGGCCGCCGACGACCCCCCCACGGTGGCCGCCGGAGCGCCGGTGTTCCGCATCGACGACCTGAGCTTCTTCTACGGGGCCTTCCGGGCCATCCGCGGCGTCACCATGGACATCGCCGAGAACCGGATCACGGCCGTGATCGGCCCGTCCGGGTGCGGCAAGAGCACGTTCATCCGCTGCCTCAACCGGATGAACGAGCTCATCCCCGGCACGCGCGTGGAGGGGCGCATCGCCTACCACGACCAGGACCTGTACGGCGACGACGTCGACCCCATCGAGGTCCGGCGGCGCATCGGCATGGTGTTCCAGAAGCCCAACCCGTTCCCCAAGTCCATCTACGACAACGTGGCCTTCGGGCCCCGGGTGAACGGGATGAAGCCGTCCAGCATGGACGACCTCGTCGAGGAGTCCCTGCGCAAGGCGGCCCTGTGGGACGAGGTGAAGGACAAGGTCAAGAAGAGCGCCTTCTCGCTGTCCGGCGGCCAGCAGCAGCGCCTGTGCATCGCCCGCTGCATCGCCGTCCGCCCCGACGTCATCCTGATGGACGAGCCGTGCTCGGCCCTCGACCCGCTGGCGACCAACCGCATCGAGGAGCTCATGATGGAGCTCAAGCGCGACTACACGATCGTGATCGTCACCCACAACATGCAGCAGGCGGCCCGGGTGTCCGACCGGACCGCCTTCTTCACCGCCGAGGTGAGCGACGAGGGCCGGGAGCGCACCGGCGTGCTGGTGGAGTTCGACCGCACGGAGCGCATCTTCACCGCCCCCTCCGACCGCCGCACCGAGGACTACATCACCGGCCGCTTCGGCTGA
- the pstA gene encoding phosphate ABC transporter permease PstA, with protein MTAVAVGAPAGLGRGASRTRLSLLLDGVAAFSLFLGTFLGVVALGLLLVTIYDRGWDRLAADPGAFFGNFVSRFPARAGIKAALYGTMWLMGLTALFSFPVGVGAAVYLEEFAPRNRLTNLIEANIANLAGVPSVVYGILGLGVFVRFLGMGPSLLAGGLTLGVMSLPVIIIAARESLRAVPESVRLAAYALGATKWQAVRHHVLPAAMPGTMTGVILSLSRAIGETAPLLVIGAAVSIFNTPDDVRDPFSALPVLIFNWTSRPQPAFAEAAAAASIVLLAMLLAMNAVAIFVRNRFSTRW; from the coding sequence GTGACGGCCGTCGCCGTCGGGGCACCCGCCGGCCTCGGCCGGGGCGCCAGCCGGACCCGACTCAGCCTCCTGCTCGACGGCGTCGCCGCCTTCAGCCTTTTCCTGGGGACGTTCCTCGGCGTCGTCGCCCTGGGGCTGCTCCTGGTGACGATCTACGACCGGGGCTGGGACCGGCTGGCGGCCGACCCGGGCGCCTTCTTCGGCAACTTCGTGTCCCGGTTCCCCGCCCGGGCCGGGATCAAGGCGGCCCTGTACGGGACGATGTGGCTGATGGGGCTCACCGCGCTGTTCAGCTTCCCCGTCGGCGTCGGCGCCGCCGTCTACCTCGAGGAGTTCGCTCCCAGGAACCGCCTCACCAACCTCATCGAGGCCAACATCGCCAACCTGGCCGGGGTCCCCTCGGTGGTCTACGGGATCCTCGGCCTCGGCGTGTTCGTGCGGTTCCTGGGGATGGGCCCCAGCCTGCTCGCCGGCGGCCTGACCCTCGGCGTGATGAGCCTCCCGGTCATCATCATCGCCGCGCGCGAGTCGCTGCGCGCCGTTCCCGAGTCGGTGCGGCTGGCCGCCTACGCGCTGGGGGCCACCAAGTGGCAGGCGGTGCGCCACCACGTGCTCCCGGCGGCCATGCCGGGAACGATGACCGGGGTCATCCTGTCGCTGTCCCGTGCCATCGGGGAGACGGCCCCCCTCCTCGTCATCGGTGCCGCCGTCTCCATCTTCAACACCCCCGACGACGTGCGCGACCCGTTCTCGGCGCTCCCCGTGCTGATCTTCAACTGGACCAGCCGGCCGCAGCCGGCGTTCGCCGAGGCGGCGGCGGCCGCGAGCATCGTCCTGCTCGCCATGCTGCTGGCGATGAACGCCGTGGCCATCTTCGTCCGCAACCGATTCTCGACCCGGTGGTGA
- the pstC gene encoding phosphate ABC transporter permease subunit PstC: MATSIPIPDRNITRHRSRPGERAVVGLLAVCAVVSVLVTLGIIAVLAGETISFFAKVPVLDFLTGTRWAPLGGRVEAGDFGVLPLINGSLMIAVGSLFVGLPLGLATAVYLAEYARPRVRSVVKPVLEVLAGIPTVVVGFFALNFVTPTLLRPIFGDERVFIFNAAAGAVAVGLMILPVIASISEDAMRAVPQALREAAFGMGASRRVVALRVVMPAALSGIAASVILAVSRAVGETMAVTIASGNTPRLTTDFFDSIQTLTAYIAQTVSGEAAAGSIRYESLFAVGATLFLITLGMNLLSIRLVRRFRQAYQ, from the coding sequence ATGGCGACCTCGATCCCCATCCCCGACCGCAACATCACCCGCCACCGGTCACGACCGGGTGAGCGGGCCGTGGTCGGGCTCCTCGCCGTTTGCGCCGTCGTCTCCGTGCTGGTCACGCTCGGGATCATCGCCGTCCTGGCGGGCGAGACGATCAGCTTCTTCGCCAAGGTGCCGGTCCTCGACTTCCTGACCGGGACGCGCTGGGCGCCCCTCGGTGGCCGGGTCGAGGCCGGTGACTTCGGGGTCCTCCCGCTGATCAACGGGTCGCTGATGATCGCCGTCGGCTCGCTGTTCGTCGGGCTCCCGCTGGGGCTCGCCACCGCCGTCTACCTGGCGGAGTACGCCCGGCCCCGGGTGCGGTCCGTCGTCAAGCCGGTGCTCGAGGTGCTCGCCGGCATCCCTACCGTGGTGGTGGGGTTCTTCGCCCTGAACTTCGTGACGCCGACGCTCCTGCGACCGATCTTCGGCGACGAGCGCGTGTTCATCTTCAACGCCGCCGCCGGCGCCGTCGCCGTGGGCCTGATGATCCTGCCCGTCATCGCCTCGATCAGCGAGGACGCCATGCGCGCCGTCCCCCAGGCGCTGCGGGAGGCCGCCTTCGGCATGGGGGCGAGCAGGCGGGTGGTGGCCCTGCGGGTGGTGATGCCCGCCGCCCTGTCGGGCATCGCCGCCTCGGTGATCCTGGCCGTCTCCCGGGCCGTGGGCGAGACGATGGCGGTCACCATCGCGTCGGGCAACACGCCGCGGCTGACCACCGACTTCTTCGACTCCATCCAGACCCTCACCGCCTACATCGCGCAGACGGTGAGCGGCGAGGCGGCCGCCGGGTCCATCCGCTACGAGTCGCTCTTCGCCGTGGGCGCCACGCTGTTCCTCATCACCCTGGGCATGAACCTCCTCAGCATCCGCCTCGTGCGCCGGTTCCGGCAGGCGTACCAGTGA
- a CDS encoding PstS family phosphate ABC transporter substrate-binding protein: protein MRRSSAGFVRVLAAAAAAALVLGACGGDDDAAGDAAGSGSGAELSGAITIDGSSTVAPVSEAIAEEFRTEQPGVDVSVGTSGTGGGFKKFCNDEIDIADASRPIKDEEVAACEAAGVDYTEFRVGLDGLAIVTSAENAFLECLTIEQLGTIFKEGGASTWDQVDPKFPAEKIAIFAPGTDSGTYDFFVEEVLGAPDDEGSLKARTDYTASEDDNTLVQGIKGEKNSWGYFGFAYFTENESVLKAVEVAGEDGTCVEPSDETVESGDYPLSRPLFIYVKNSALSRPEVQEFVRFYLETTPELITDVGYTPAPAEDYEKGLEALESAG, encoded by the coding sequence ATGAGGCGATCGAGTGCGGGATTCGTCCGGGTGCTGGCGGCGGCGGCCGCGGCGGCGCTGGTGCTGGGAGCCTGCGGAGGCGACGACGACGCCGCAGGCGACGCCGCCGGCTCGGGGTCGGGAGCCGAGCTGTCGGGTGCGATCACCATCGACGGGTCCTCGACGGTGGCGCCCGTCAGCGAGGCCATCGCCGAGGAGTTCCGCACCGAGCAGCCCGGCGTGGACGTCTCCGTCGGCACCTCCGGCACCGGGGGCGGCTTCAAGAAGTTCTGCAACGACGAGATCGACATCGCCGACGCGTCCCGCCCGATCAAGGACGAGGAGGTGGCGGCGTGCGAGGCGGCCGGCGTCGACTACACGGAGTTCCGGGTCGGCCTCGACGGGCTGGCCATCGTCACCTCGGCCGAGAACGCCTTCCTCGAGTGCCTGACCATCGAGCAGCTGGGCACCATCTTCAAGGAGGGCGGGGCCTCCACCTGGGACCAGGTCGACCCGAAGTTCCCGGCCGAGAAGATCGCCATCTTCGCCCCGGGGACGGACTCGGGGACCTACGACTTCTTCGTCGAGGAGGTCCTGGGCGCCCCCGACGACGAGGGGAGCCTGAAGGCCCGCACCGACTACACGGCGTCGGAGGACGACAACACCCTCGTGCAGGGCATCAAGGGTGAGAAGAACTCGTGGGGGTACTTCGGTTTCGCCTACTTCACCGAGAACGAGAGCGTCCTCAAGGCCGTCGAGGTGGCGGGCGAGGACGGCACCTGCGTGGAGCCCAGCGACGAGACCGTCGAGTCCGGCGACTACCCGCTGAGCAGGCCGCTCTTCATCTACGTCAAGAACTCGGCGCTGAGCCGTCCGGAGGTGCAGGAGTTCGTCCGGTTCTACCTGGAGACGACGCCCGAGCTGATCACCGACGTGGGCTACACCCCGGCTCCTGCCGAGGACTACGAGAAGGGCCTCGAAGCCCTCGAGTCGGCGGGCTAG
- a CDS encoding Ppx/GppA phosphatase family protein: MRIAALDLGSNSFHLLVAESRPDGTFVPVLREKEMLRLGEVVARTGRLGEGASEGALEAVRRFRALAEAAGVSEIVACATAAIREAEDGAALVERFRAEAGVDVKVISGREEAALIFRAVQASVLIEPGPALCLDLGGGSLEIVVGDVAALHWATSVKLGVGRLTAELVRNDPPKPGDLKRLRKRMVSVLEPFAEQVGGFGPTLLVGTSGTFCDLAKMTAARETGAVPISVNQLHVAREALESLHEDLVAQTASQRRKMAGLDARRAELVPAGSLLALVALELFGFDEMVVGEWALREGMVLDALDAAGDGDAAGDPRVMRTESVLDLCRRCRWREDHARQVARLALRLFDETAELHGLSEHHRELLEHAALLHDIGEHVSGEGHHKHTAYLIQHGRLRGFSPQEVLVLATLGRYHRQGEPKPSFEPYANIDPDERPAVRFLTALLQVADGLDRAHAGAVEAIDVSIDDERVELRVHATSDADLELWGARRKRALFEDVTGRRLHVDAVELPPRWRERRGA, from the coding sequence GTGCGCATCGCCGCCCTCGACCTGGGCAGCAACTCGTTCCACCTCCTCGTGGCCGAGTCGCGCCCCGACGGCACGTTCGTGCCGGTGCTGCGGGAGAAGGAGATGCTGCGCCTGGGCGAGGTGGTGGCCCGCACCGGCCGGCTGGGCGAGGGGGCGAGCGAGGGGGCGCTCGAGGCGGTGCGGCGCTTCCGGGCGCTGGCCGAGGCGGCGGGCGTCAGCGAGATCGTCGCCTGCGCCACCGCCGCCATCCGCGAGGCCGAGGACGGCGCCGCCCTCGTCGAGCGCTTCCGGGCGGAGGCGGGTGTGGACGTCAAGGTCATCAGCGGGCGGGAGGAGGCGGCGCTGATCTTCCGGGCCGTCCAGGCCAGCGTGCTGATCGAGCCCGGACCGGCGCTGTGCCTCGACCTGGGCGGAGGCAGCCTGGAGATCGTGGTGGGCGACGTCGCGGCGCTGCACTGGGCGACCAGCGTGAAGCTGGGCGTCGGGCGCCTGACGGCCGAGCTGGTCCGCAACGACCCGCCCAAGCCCGGTGACCTCAAGCGCCTGAGGAAGCGCATGGTGTCCGTGCTCGAGCCGTTCGCCGAGCAGGTCGGCGGGTTCGGCCCTACGCTGCTGGTGGGCACGAGCGGCACGTTCTGCGACCTGGCCAAGATGACGGCTGCCCGTGAGACGGGCGCCGTCCCCATCTCGGTCAACCAGCTGCACGTCGCCCGAGAGGCGCTGGAGTCGCTCCACGAGGACCTCGTCGCCCAGACCGCGTCGCAACGCCGGAAGATGGCGGGGCTGGACGCCCGCCGGGCCGAGCTGGTGCCGGCCGGCTCGCTGCTGGCCCTGGTCGCCCTGGAGCTGTTCGGGTTCGACGAGATGGTGGTGGGCGAGTGGGCGCTGCGCGAGGGCATGGTGCTGGACGCGCTCGATGCGGCGGGGGACGGTGACGCCGCCGGTGACCCGAGGGTCATGCGGACGGAGTCGGTGCTCGACCTGTGCCGTCGTTGCCGCTGGCGCGAGGACCACGCCCGCCAGGTCGCCCGGCTCGCCCTGCGCCTGTTCGACGAGACGGCCGAGCTGCACGGGCTGTCCGAGCACCACCGCGAGCTCCTGGAGCACGCCGCCCTTCTCCACGACATCGGCGAGCACGTCTCCGGGGAGGGGCACCACAAGCACACCGCGTACTTGATCCAGCACGGCCGCCTCCGGGGGTTCTCGCCCCAGGAGGTGCTCGTGCTGGCGACCCTCGGGCGCTACCACCGCCAGGGCGAACCGAAGCCCTCCTTCGAGCCGTACGCCAACATCGACCCCGACGAGAGACCGGCGGTGCGGTTCCTCACCGCCCTCCTCCAGGTGGCCGACGGGCTGGACCGGGCGCACGCCGGGGCGGTCGAGGCGATCGACGTCTCAATCGACGACGAACGCGTCGAGCTCCGGGTGCACGCCACCAGCGACGCCGACCTCGAGCTGTGGGGCGCGCGCCGCAAGCGCGCCCTGTTCGAGGACGTCACCGGCCGCCGTCTCCATGTGGACGCGGTGGAGCTGCCCCCTCGGTGGCGGGAGCGCCGCGGCGCCTGA
- a CDS encoding alkaline phosphatase PhoX, translating to MSQTKEQAAGVDRRGFLRGALAAGAAGAAIGPFGALARRAAGATPGRAGVAGAKVSGDAGYGPLHPARDQTTGLELLMLPRGFEYLSFGWTHDPMSDGTPTPGSHDGMAAFRVGDRVHLVRNHERGRATPFAGPSLTYDPAAGGGTTTLVFDPDKGELVDSWASLTGTIRNCAGGPTPAGTWLTCEETTDVVGGVRHGYVFEVPADGVGSPVPLRSMGRFSHEATATDPATGFVYLTEDASSSALYRFRPVVPADLAQGGDLEAMRLASTTDTKPWATGTSDTVAEWVAVDVADWAPGQPSTWQQVQPKGAARISRGEGAWYGNGVVYVVATNGGPVSQGQVFALDPAAQTFTAVYASTDANVLNAPDNVCVSPRGGVVLCEDGSGLEFVHGLTPGGEIFRFAQNAVVLPEEVRAARGYTSTDFTGSEWCGATFEPKNGNWLFLNIQSPGITFAVTGPWRQGVL from the coding sequence GTGAGTCAGACGAAGGAGCAGGCCGCGGGTGTCGACCGGAGGGGCTTCCTCCGGGGAGCGCTGGCGGCCGGAGCGGCAGGGGCGGCGATCGGGCCGTTCGGCGCCCTCGCCCGGCGGGCGGCGGGCGCGACGCCGGGCCGTGCCGGCGTTGCCGGGGCGAAGGTCTCCGGGGACGCCGGTTACGGCCCGCTCCACCCGGCACGGGACCAGACCACGGGGCTGGAGCTGTTGATGCTGCCCCGGGGCTTCGAGTACCTGAGCTTCGGCTGGACCCACGACCCCATGTCCGACGGGACGCCCACGCCGGGCAGCCACGACGGCATGGCCGCGTTCCGGGTCGGGGACCGGGTCCACCTCGTCCGCAACCACGAGCGCGGGCGCGCCACGCCGTTCGCCGGGCCGTCGCTCACCTACGACCCGGCCGCCGGCGGCGGCACCACGACGCTGGTGTTCGACCCGGACAAGGGGGAGCTGGTGGACAGCTGGGCCAGCCTGACGGGCACCATCCGCAACTGTGCCGGCGGCCCCACGCCGGCGGGCACCTGGCTGACGTGCGAGGAGACCACCGACGTCGTGGGCGGCGTCCGTCACGGCTACGTCTTCGAGGTCCCGGCCGACGGCGTGGGCTCGCCGGTCCCGCTCAGGTCCATGGGCCGGTTCTCCCACGAGGCCACGGCGACGGACCCGGCCACGGGGTTCGTGTACCTGACCGAGGACGCCTCGTCGTCGGCGCTGTACCGCTTCCGGCCGGTGGTCCCGGCGGACCTGGCTCAGGGGGGCGACCTCGAGGCCATGCGCCTGGCTTCGACCACCGACACCAAGCCGTGGGCGACGGGCACGTCGGACACCGTCGCCGAGTGGGTCGCGGTCGACGTCGCCGACTGGGCACCGGGCCAGCCCTCGACGTGGCAGCAGGTCCAGCCCAAGGGTGCGGCCCGCATCAGCCGCGGGGAGGGCGCCTGGTACGGCAACGGCGTCGTCTACGTGGTCGCCACCAACGGGGGCCCGGTGAGCCAGGGCCAGGTGTTCGCCCTCGACCCGGCGGCGCAGACGTTCACCGCCGTCTACGCGTCGACCGACGCCAACGTGCTCAACGCACCGGACAACGTGTGCGTGAGCCCGCGCGGCGGCGTCGTGCTGTGCGAGGACGGGAGCGGGCTCGAGTTCGTGCACGGGCTCACGCCGGGCGGCGAGATCTTCAGGTTCGCCCAGAACGCCGTGGTGCTCCCCGAGGAGGTGCGGGCGGCCAGGGGGTACACGAGCACCGACTTCACCGGCTCCGAGTGGTGCGGCGCCACCTTCGAGCCGAAGAACGGCAACTGGTTGTTCCTCAACATCCAGAGCCCGGGGATCACCTTCGCCGTCACCGGCCCCTGGAGGCAGGGCGTCCTGTAG